A window of Apium graveolens cultivar Ventura chromosome 8, ASM990537v1, whole genome shotgun sequence contains these coding sequences:
- the LOC141680262 gene encoding uncharacterized protein LOC141680262 — protein sequence MDNSRHENIPDSSLNDKAGTGRSYECTFCKRGFTNAQALGGHMNIHRKEKAKASKQGDILLHRTSFSNPFFSDQESSKCSQGNFNQQFYFPLPNPSTHSSYEGYHQRDSNVVVESSNNLGSNLSLDMGSWWSSKDDDEVKKDRNARDDEKVEHEVDLELRLGQDRKNK from the coding sequence ATGGATAATTCTAGACATGAAAATATTCCCGACTCTTCGCTCAACGACAAGGCTGGGACTGGCCGATCCTATGAGTGCACTTTCTGCAAGAGAGGGTTCACTAATGCGCAAGCTCTTGGAGGCCACATGAACATCCACAGAAAAGAAAAAGCGAAAGCAAGTAAGCAAGGTGATATCTTATTGCATAGGACGTCTTTCTCGAACCCGTTCTTTAGTGATCAAGAGTCTTCTAAGTGTTCTCAAGGCAATTTTAATCAGCAGTTCTATTTTCCACTTCCAAACCCTAGTACTCATTCTTCATATGAAGGCTATCATCAAAGAGATTCAAACGTTGTCGTGGAAAGTTCGAACAACTTGGGTTCGAATTTGAGTCTGGATATGGGATCCTGGTGGAGTAGTAAAGATGATGATGAAGTAAAGAAGGATAGAAATGCAAGAGATGATGAAAAGGTGGAGCATGAAGTGGATTTGGAGCTCCGACTTGGGCAAGATCGTAAGAATAAATAA